In Capsicum annuum cultivar UCD-10X-F1 chromosome 7, UCD10Xv1.1, whole genome shotgun sequence, one genomic interval encodes:
- the LOC107878668 gene encoding putative nuclear RNA export factor SDE5 — protein MEMEATPSTVLYTDGDSKNLELLLDIFGSVVSLKEIAAAYCEANRDPIIAFDILGGQQVSTSGTTSSESEEKIEDSVTLTSESEFEEVGDSVILTSESVSEVDARRAGPSSSKQKKLSVSMGTVSSMIPKDYMTNRPLITETSTRTKPLKLSADDVFMPELKDEKASLGAAAMSETLPSSVEEFLFKMLGSGFSLDKSVIEDVLGQCGYDLNKSMNKLLNMSASALGMSDDIINIGVEKPVESPDFASVASQETPSMLDPAICSKANNKTKNGLNLSKREQDRYDLQKEVLLALFDAPARHDDVDEVIRPLREVGKSRRSSHVVEKPLQDTLERQILIRTPNDAKNGEENEESYEVLRKAVKEYWITMKEYYKAASEAFFLGDHDKAGKFLEEGQFFMKKAQEVDGRSSQKLLETSGSSSKEIVAVNLLGLEPKDAVRVLQTQLNSLCGFSSIPYLKILVGITAEEAKGPRKQLVLKFLKRDSIAWTEQEDGLALVIRADVIDPRKMTFAKKSAKR, from the exons ATGGAGATGGAAGCAACTCCATCAACAGTTCTGTATACTGATGGTGATAGCAAGAACCTGGAGCTGTTGCTTGATATCTTTGggtctgttgtgtctctgaaagaaattGCTGCAGCTTATTGTGAAGCAAATCGGGATCCAATTATTGCTTTTGATATACTTGGAGGTCAGCAAGTTAGCACCTCTGGAACTACTTCCTCTGAGTcagaagaaaaaatagaggatTCTGTTACACTGACTTCTGAATCTGAATTTGAGGAAGTTGGGGATTCTGTGATATTGACTTCTGAATCTGTATCTGAGGTTGATGCTAGGAGAGCTGGTCCCAGTTCATCAAAGCAGAAAAAGTTATCAGTGTCTATGGGGACTGTCTCAAGCATGATCCCAAAAGACTATATGACAAATAGGCCACTAATCACAGAAACTTCTACGAGAACCAAGCCACTTAAATTAAGCGCAGATGATGTTTTTATGCCAGAGCTAAAGGATGAGAAAGCTTCATTAGGCGCTGCAGCTATGAGTGAAACCCTGCCCAGCAGTGTAGAGGAATTCCTCTTCAAAATGCTCGGAAGTGGATTCTCTCTTGACAAGAGTGTAATTGAAGATGTTTTGG GTCAATGCGGCTATGATCTGAACAAG AGTATGAATAAGCTGCTAAATATGTCAGCATCAGCTTTGGGAATGAGCgatgatattataaatataggTGTCGAGAAA CCTGTGGAGAGTCCAGATTTTGCATCAGTTGCATCGCAAGAGACACCTTCAATGTTAGATCCAGCCATCTG TTCCAAAGCAAATAATAAGACTAAAAATGGGCTCAACTTATCTAAGAGGGAGCAGGACAGGTATGATCTTCAAAAGGAAGTTCTGCTGGCATTGTTTGATGCACCTGCAAGACATGATGATGTGGATGAGGTTATTCGTCCATTGAGGGAAGTTGGGAAGTCTAGGAGATCAAGTCACGTTGTGGAGAAACCATTACAGGATACTTTAGAACGCCAGATTCTTATCAGGACACCAAATGATGCAAAAA ATGGTGAGGAGAATGAAGAAAGCTACGAAGTTCTTCGGAAAGCTGTAAAGGAGTACTGGATTACAATGAAAGAGTACTATAAAGCA GCTTCTGAAGCATTTTTCCTGGGAGATCATGATAAGGCAGGCAAATTCCTGGAAGAG GGACAATTTTTCATGAAGAAGGCGCAAGAGGTTGATGGACGATCCTCTCAAAAGCTTCTTGAAACCAG TGGCAGTTCCAGCAAAGAAATTGTGGCAGTCAACCTTCTCGGTTTGGAGCCAAAGGATGCTGTGCGCGTACTCCAAACTCAGTTGAATTCTCTTTGTGGTTTCTCAT CTATTCCATATCTCAAAATTTTAGTTGGGATCACTGCCGAAGAAGCCAAAGGTCCCCGGAAGCAGCTG GTGCTTAAATTTTTGAAGAGGGATTCTATAGCGTGGACGGAGCAAGAAGATGGCTTAGCACTTGTGATAAGAGCGGATGTGATAGATCCGAGGAAAATGACTTTTGCTAAAAAATCAGCTAAAAGATAA